A region of Rhizorhabdus wittichii RW1 DNA encodes the following proteins:
- a CDS encoding pyruvate ferredoxin/flavodoxin oxidoreductase (PFAM: pyruvate ferredoxin/flavodoxin oxidoreductase) — translation MIVTANANSIEGEGEILSGTQALVRGMIAQAEDDRARGWNTAGFVSGYRGSPFGNVDLELWQAQEALEAHSILFQPGLNEDMAATACWGTQQVPLMENPRYEGVFAFWYGKGPGVDRSGDVFKHGNLAGTSAKGGVVLLAGDDHGAKSSSTAHQSEHMFVAASIPVFNPSSIEEYFEYLPVAVSMSRFAGTWIGFKCATEIVEASAVLPLRRPERTLVLPEVEAPSGGYHIATQFAPLAQEESLYRYRLPAARAFLAANALDRVTLDSPRRMLGIIAPGKAHVDVHEALRLLGLDGERAAALGIRILKPLVTWPLDPAAARPFVAGHREVLVVEEKRSLVEWQLAQILLGIPDAQRPALSGKTTPAGAPLLNEYGELTATSVALALADRLEALDLLDAGLREARERIRAEAAQARGAGPVARAPMFCSGCPHNRSTRVPEGSEALGGIGCHGMAMWIPDLRTRPSTHMGGEGGTWLGIAPFGGPRHIFQNMGDGTYAHSGLLAIRAAIAANVNITYKILCNSAVAMTGGQPVEGSPDAGIIARQTLAEGARKVVLVSEDPDRFPDMPAGIEVHHRDALMRIQRELREIEGVTVLVYDQGCAAERRRLRKRGEYPDLPIRTFINSDVCEGCGDCNSKSSCVSVLPLQTELGVKRQIDQENCNKDYTCVEGFCPSFITVTGGKLRKAASSADLLTTLGERLVEPAPAALSADSFNIVLAGIGGTGVITLGATLARAAWLEGQKVLTFDVTGVSQKNGAVFSHIRFLGDGSEEDFRPRIPREQLDLLVGCDAIAATAPEVVQLLSPGRTQAVLNADVIPTAVFQRDPGFDMSFQRFGRVVGDVLDDRAVHRASPGPVAARILGTGPLLNIFMLGFAFQRGLLPLRSEAMERAFSEGRNGKGNLLAFRLGRMAAQDPATFDKLVGAEVAPVPLTELPLEAAIQRCRELLTSYQDRAYADRYERFVRRVAAGDPRGDVARAVALNLFKLMRYKDEYEVARLHASPELRQRLDRMFEGPYRLSFNLAPPILPLGRTDAGEPRKRRFGGWMMSAFRLLRHFKFLRGTPFDPFAYGADRKLERRLIADYRGWIEELLPRLDRVDYASAVAIAALPEDIRGYGPVKERNVEAALARRQELLAALDRVPEEQAA, via the coding sequence GTGATTGTGACGGCGAATGCGAACAGCATAGAAGGCGAGGGCGAGATCCTTTCCGGCACCCAGGCGCTCGTGCGCGGCATGATCGCGCAGGCCGAGGACGATCGTGCCCGGGGGTGGAATACCGCCGGCTTCGTCTCGGGCTATCGCGGGTCGCCGTTCGGCAATGTCGATCTCGAACTGTGGCAGGCGCAGGAGGCGCTGGAGGCCCATTCGATCCTGTTCCAGCCCGGCCTGAACGAGGACATGGCCGCGACCGCCTGCTGGGGCACCCAGCAGGTGCCGCTGATGGAGAATCCGCGCTACGAGGGCGTGTTCGCCTTCTGGTACGGCAAGGGGCCGGGCGTCGACCGCTCCGGCGACGTCTTCAAGCATGGCAACCTCGCCGGCACCTCGGCGAAGGGCGGCGTGGTGCTGCTCGCCGGCGACGACCATGGCGCGAAATCCTCGAGCACCGCGCACCAGTCCGAACATATGTTCGTCGCCGCCTCGATCCCGGTGTTCAACCCGAGCTCGATCGAGGAATATTTCGAATATCTGCCGGTGGCGGTTTCGATGTCGCGCTTCGCGGGGACGTGGATCGGCTTCAAATGCGCCACCGAGATCGTCGAGGCGTCGGCCGTCCTGCCGCTGAGGCGGCCCGAGCGCACCCTCGTCCTGCCGGAGGTGGAGGCGCCGTCGGGCGGCTATCACATCGCCACCCAGTTCGCGCCGCTCGCCCAGGAGGAAAGCCTCTATCGCTACCGCCTGCCGGCCGCGCGCGCCTTCCTGGCGGCCAATGCGCTCGACCGGGTGACGCTCGATTCGCCGCGCCGGATGCTCGGCATCATTGCGCCCGGCAAGGCGCATGTCGACGTGCACGAGGCGCTGCGCCTCCTCGGCCTGGACGGTGAACGCGCCGCGGCGCTGGGCATCCGCATCCTGAAGCCGCTCGTCACCTGGCCGCTCGATCCGGCGGCGGCGCGGCCGTTCGTGGCGGGGCATCGCGAAGTCCTCGTCGTCGAGGAGAAGCGCTCGCTGGTCGAATGGCAGCTCGCGCAGATATTGCTCGGCATTCCCGATGCCCAGCGGCCGGCGCTGTCGGGCAAGACGACCCCGGCGGGCGCGCCGCTGCTGAACGAATATGGCGAGCTCACCGCGACCAGCGTCGCGCTTGCGCTGGCGGACCGGCTGGAGGCGCTCGATCTGCTGGACGCGGGGCTTCGCGAGGCCCGCGAACGCATCCGTGCGGAAGCGGCGCAGGCGCGCGGCGCAGGGCCGGTGGCGCGCGCGCCGATGTTCTGTTCCGGCTGTCCGCATAACCGTTCCACCCGCGTGCCCGAGGGCAGCGAGGCGCTGGGCGGCATCGGCTGCCACGGCATGGCGATGTGGATTCCCGACCTGCGGACCAGGCCGTCCACCCATATGGGCGGGGAAGGGGGGACCTGGCTCGGCATCGCCCCGTTCGGCGGCCCCCGCCACATCTTCCAGAATATGGGCGACGGCACCTACGCCCATTCGGGCCTGCTCGCGATCCGCGCCGCGATCGCCGCCAACGTCAACATCACCTACAAGATCCTCTGCAATTCCGCCGTCGCCATGACCGGGGGCCAGCCGGTCGAGGGTTCGCCCGACGCCGGCATCATCGCGCGGCAGACGCTGGCCGAAGGCGCGCGAAAGGTCGTGCTGGTCAGCGAGGACCCGGATCGCTTCCCGGACATGCCGGCCGGGATCGAGGTCCATCATCGCGACGCCCTGATGCGCATCCAGCGCGAGCTGCGCGAGATCGAGGGCGTCACCGTCCTCGTCTATGACCAGGGCTGCGCGGCGGAGCGGCGGCGGCTGCGCAAGCGGGGCGAATATCCGGACCTGCCGATCCGGACCTTCATCAACAGCGACGTCTGCGAAGGCTGCGGCGACTGCAACAGCAAGTCGAGCTGCGTCAGCGTGTTGCCGCTCCAGACCGAGCTGGGCGTGAAGCGCCAGATCGACCAGGAGAATTGCAACAAGGATTATACCTGCGTCGAGGGTTTCTGCCCGTCCTTCATCACCGTCACCGGCGGCAAGCTGCGCAAGGCGGCCTCCAGCGCCGACCTGCTGACGACGCTGGGCGAGCGGCTGGTGGAGCCCGCTCCCGCCGCGCTCAGCGCCGATTCGTTCAACATCGTGCTCGCGGGCATCGGCGGCACCGGGGTCATCACCCTCGGCGCGACGCTGGCGCGCGCCGCCTGGCTGGAAGGCCAGAAGGTGCTGACCTTCGACGTGACCGGCGTGTCGCAGAAGAACGGCGCTGTGTTCAGCCATATCCGTTTCCTGGGCGACGGGTCCGAGGAGGATTTCCGTCCGCGCATCCCGCGCGAGCAGCTCGACCTGCTGGTCGGCTGCGACGCGATCGCCGCGACCGCGCCCGAAGTCGTCCAGTTGCTTTCGCCCGGCCGGACCCAGGCCGTCCTCAACGCGGACGTCATTCCCACGGCGGTGTTCCAGCGCGATCCCGGCTTCGACATGTCGTTCCAGCGCTTCGGGCGCGTGGTCGGCGACGTGCTCGACGATCGGGCCGTCCATCGCGCGAGCCCTGGCCCGGTGGCGGCGCGCATCCTGGGGACGGGGCCGCTGCTCAACATCTTCATGCTCGGCTTCGCGTTCCAGCGGGGCCTGCTCCCGCTGCGGAGCGAAGCGATGGAGCGAGCCTTCTCGGAGGGGCGGAACGGCAAGGGCAACCTGCTGGCCTTCCGCCTCGGCCGCATGGCCGCGCAGGACCCGGCGACGTTCGACAAGCTGGTCGGTGCCGAGGTGGCGCCCGTCCCGCTGACCGAGTTGCCGCTGGAAGCCGCCATCCAGCGCTGCCGCGAGCTGCTGACCAGCTATCAGGACAGGGCCTATGCCGATCGTTACGAGCGGTTCGTGCGCCGGGTCGCGGCCGGCGATCCGCGCGGCGATGTCGCGCGGGCCGTCGCGCTCAACCTGTTCAAGCTGATGCGCTACAAGGACGAATATGAGGTTGCCCGGCTCCATGCCTCGCCCGAGCTTCGCCAGCGGCTCGACCGGATGTTCGAGGGGCCGTACCGGCTATCCTTCAACCTCGCCCCACCGATCCTGCCGCTCGGTCGGACCGACGCCGGCGAGCCGCGCAAGCGGCGTTTCGGCGGCTGGATGATGTCGGCGTTCAGGTTGCTCCGCCACTTCAAATTCCTGCGCGGCACGCCGTTCGATCCGTTCGCCTATGGCGCCGATCGCAAGCTGGAACGCCGGCTGATCGCCGACTATCGCGGCTGGATCGAGGAGCTGCTGCCGAGGCTCGACAGGGTCGACTATGCCAGCGCGGTCGCGATCGCGGCCCTGCCGGAGGACATCAGGGGCTACGGCCCCGTCAAGGAACGCAATGTCGAGGCGGCGCTGGCCCGTCGGCAGGAACTGCTGGCGGCGCTCGATCGCGTGCCGGAGGAGCAGGCGGCATGA
- a CDS encoding Amidohydrolase 3 (PFAM: amidohydrolase; D-aminoacylase domain protein; Amidohydrolase 3) translates to MFDLVIRNGTVVDGSGAPAMTADIGIAGDRIAAVSATPLPAGREELDASGLLVTPGFVDIHTHYDGQATWSGTLSPSSAHGVTTVVMGNCGIGFAPCRPEDRDRLIKLMEGVEDIPEVVMAEGLPWNWESFPEFLDAVAAIPHDVDIAAYVPHSALRVYAMGQRGADREPARKDDLDRMVALVREALRAGALGVATSRTLVHRTPGGELIPSHDAAEDELQALAGALASEGHGVFQTVMDLDDATADEDFDLLRRIAERSGRPISFSLLQPLNHPGVWKRMLDKLDGAAKDGVPISAQVFGRPVGMLLGLDLSFHPFSFHPSYREIASLPLAERVKALRRPERRARILAERPIDNGLPFLAHLARYEWMFELGERPDYQPSLDRSIAEIAARTGVDAREIAYDMLLERDGRNIILLPRANYGDGNLDAALTMMRHPRTTLGLGDGGAHCGVICDASLPTFMLTYWARDRAADGLTIEEAVRALTAETAQAVGLRDRGRIAPGFKADVNLIDHGRLTLHAPEMVADLPAGGRRLHQPATGYVATIVNGRVTRRDDAATGTLPGRLVRGAQPAPVEDQGSA, encoded by the coding sequence ATGTTCGACCTGGTCATCCGGAACGGCACCGTCGTCGACGGCAGCGGCGCGCCCGCCATGACCGCCGACATCGGCATCGCCGGCGACCGGATCGCCGCCGTGAGCGCGACGCCGCTGCCCGCCGGTCGGGAGGAGCTGGACGCGAGCGGCCTGCTGGTCACGCCCGGCTTCGTCGACATCCATACCCATTATGACGGGCAGGCGACGTGGAGCGGCACGCTCTCCCCCTCCTCCGCCCATGGCGTGACCACGGTGGTGATGGGCAATTGCGGCATCGGCTTCGCGCCGTGCCGGCCGGAGGACCGGGACCGGCTGATCAAGCTGATGGAAGGCGTCGAGGACATTCCGGAGGTCGTGATGGCCGAGGGGCTGCCCTGGAACTGGGAGAGCTTCCCCGAATTCCTCGACGCGGTGGCGGCGATCCCGCACGACGTCGATATCGCCGCCTATGTGCCGCATTCGGCGCTGCGGGTCTATGCGATGGGCCAGCGCGGCGCCGATCGCGAACCGGCCAGGAAGGACGACCTCGACCGGATGGTGGCGCTGGTCCGCGAAGCCCTTCGCGCGGGCGCGCTGGGCGTCGCGACGTCGCGGACGCTCGTCCATCGCACGCCGGGCGGCGAGCTGATCCCGTCCCACGATGCGGCGGAGGACGAGCTCCAGGCGCTGGCCGGGGCGCTGGCGAGCGAGGGGCACGGCGTCTTCCAGACGGTGATGGACCTCGACGACGCGACCGCCGACGAGGATTTCGACCTGCTCCGCCGGATCGCCGAGCGCTCGGGCCGGCCGATCAGCTTCTCGCTGCTCCAGCCGCTCAACCATCCCGGCGTCTGGAAACGGATGCTCGACAAGCTCGACGGCGCGGCCAAGGACGGCGTGCCGATCAGCGCGCAGGTGTTCGGCCGGCCGGTCGGCATGCTGCTGGGGCTGGACCTTTCCTTCCACCCCTTCTCCTTCCATCCCTCCTATCGGGAGATCGCGTCACTGCCGCTCGCCGAGCGGGTCAAGGCCCTGCGCCGGCCGGAGCGCCGGGCGCGCATCCTGGCGGAACGGCCGATCGACAACGGCCTGCCCTTCCTCGCCCATCTCGCGCGCTACGAGTGGATGTTCGAGCTCGGCGAGCGCCCGGACTATCAGCCTTCGCTCGACCGGAGCATCGCCGAGATCGCCGCGCGCACGGGCGTCGACGCAAGGGAGATCGCCTATGACATGCTGCTGGAGCGCGACGGGCGGAACATCATCCTGCTGCCCCGCGCCAATTATGGCGACGGCAATCTGGACGCCGCCCTGACGATGATGCGCCATCCGCGAACGACGCTCGGGCTCGGCGACGGCGGCGCGCATTGTGGCGTGATCTGCGACGCGAGCCTGCCGACCTTCATGCTGACCTATTGGGCGCGCGACCGCGCCGCCGACGGCCTGACGATCGAGGAAGCGGTGCGGGCGCTCACCGCCGAAACCGCCCAGGCCGTGGGGCTGCGCGATCGCGGCCGGATCGCACCGGGCTTCAAGGCGGACGTCAACCTGATCGACCATGGCCGGCTCACCCTCCACGCCCCCGAAATGGTGGCGGACCTGCCGGCCGGCGGGCGGCGGCTGCACCAGCCGGCGACCGGCTATGTCGCCACCATCGTCAACGGCCGGGTGACGCGGCGCGACGATGCCGCGACGGGCACGCTGCCGGGCCGCCTCGTCCGTGGCGCGCAACCCGCCCCGGTCGAGGATCAGGGGAGCGCATAG
- a CDS encoding quinoprotein glucose dehydrogenase (PFAM: Pyrrolo-quinoline quinone), whose amino-acid sequence MAEEDGQRQRGGLRRVLERAFAGISLLAGMGMALPGAYLLTLGGSAYYLVAGVLLVAAAVELWRGRARGAWLFLLVWLGTLGWALWEAGLDGWALLPRLGLLTGMGIALALIRWRPRRGTVRIAATGAAAIASLAGIGLALTGSHGNASLPLAASPATSAADGEWQHIGRTAGADRFSPLDQITPANIGKLRVAWTAHLGMPPKGLAGTIEATPLMVGDTLYTCNMNNAVIAIDPDSGKTRWAFDPKIDPAGVAMAVCRGVAYHRQPGAAGPCAARIFVATLDNRLIALDAATGRRCRDFGRNGEVSLLDGMGDVPKGYYYPTSPPAVIRDRLVIGGRVADGQMVNEPSGVIRAFDAMTGRLAWAWDMGRPDRHGLPPAGETYTRGTPNAWPPISGDDRLGLAFVPLGNPTPDYVMSHRTPEMRRYGSSVVALDVETGKERWHYQTTHLDVWDYDLPAPASLVDFPTARGLRPALIQPTKRGQFFVLDRETGKPLVETVERAVPQGAAPGESLSPTQPYPVGMPSLAGPRLSEARMWGITPFDQIWCRIRFRQARYDGEFTPVGADRPSIVSPGYFGGSNWSGISIDPERRVMVANVMHFPMYNQLIARADADPAVFQPARVGRHPISGENWAQQGTPYAVRTVPFVSPLKIPCNQPPYSEIAAVDLGRRAVLWREPLGTARDTGPWNVASHLPIRVGVPALGGTLVTRSGLVFIAATQERAFRAFDLRSGHLLWQDRLPAGGHANPMTYRSPRTGRQYVVIPASGHSRFANGSADLLVAYALP is encoded by the coding sequence ATGGCGGAGGAAGACGGACAGCGGCAACGGGGCGGCCTCAGGCGCGTGCTGGAACGCGCGTTCGCGGGGATATCGTTGCTGGCGGGCATGGGGATGGCGCTGCCCGGCGCCTATCTGCTGACGCTGGGCGGGTCGGCCTATTATCTGGTGGCGGGCGTGCTGCTGGTCGCCGCCGCCGTCGAACTGTGGCGGGGCCGGGCGCGCGGCGCTTGGCTGTTCCTGCTCGTCTGGCTCGGAACCCTCGGCTGGGCGCTGTGGGAGGCCGGCCTCGACGGCTGGGCGCTGCTGCCAAGGCTCGGCCTGCTGACCGGCATGGGCATCGCCCTCGCGTTGATCCGCTGGCGGCCGAGGAGAGGGACGGTCCGGATCGCGGCGACCGGTGCCGCCGCCATCGCCTCGCTGGCAGGGATCGGCCTGGCCCTGACGGGATCGCACGGCAACGCCTCGCTGCCGCTGGCCGCTTCACCAGCCACCAGCGCCGCCGACGGCGAGTGGCAGCATATCGGCCGCACGGCGGGCGCCGATCGCTTCTCCCCGCTCGACCAGATCACCCCGGCCAATATCGGCAAGCTTCGGGTCGCCTGGACCGCCCATCTCGGCATGCCGCCCAAGGGCCTCGCCGGCACCATCGAGGCGACCCCGCTGATGGTCGGCGACACCCTCTACACCTGCAACATGAACAATGCCGTCATCGCCATCGACCCCGATAGCGGAAAGACCAGATGGGCCTTCGATCCGAAGATCGATCCGGCCGGGGTGGCCATGGCGGTGTGCCGGGGCGTGGCCTATCACCGCCAGCCGGGAGCGGCCGGCCCCTGCGCCGCGCGAATCTTCGTGGCGACCCTGGACAACCGGCTCATCGCGCTCGATGCCGCCACCGGCCGGCGCTGCCGGGATTTCGGCAGGAACGGCGAGGTGAGCCTGCTCGACGGCATGGGCGACGTCCCCAAGGGCTATTATTATCCGACATCGCCGCCAGCCGTGATCAGGGACCGGCTGGTGATCGGCGGCCGCGTCGCCGACGGGCAGATGGTCAACGAGCCGTCGGGGGTGATCCGGGCGTTCGACGCGATGACCGGCAGGCTCGCCTGGGCCTGGGACATGGGCCGTCCCGACCGGCACGGCCTTCCCCCGGCGGGCGAGACCTATACCCGCGGCACCCCCAATGCCTGGCCGCCCATCTCGGGCGACGACAGGCTCGGCCTCGCCTTCGTCCCGCTCGGCAATCCGACGCCCGACTATGTCATGTCCCACCGCACGCCCGAGATGCGCCGCTATGGCAGCTCGGTCGTCGCCCTCGACGTCGAGACCGGCAAGGAGCGCTGGCACTACCAGACCACCCATCTCGACGTCTGGGACTATGACCTGCCCGCCCCCGCCAGCCTGGTCGACTTCCCCACCGCCCGGGGCCTGCGCCCCGCGCTGATCCAGCCGACCAAGCGCGGCCAGTTCTTCGTGCTCGACCGCGAGACCGGCAAGCCGCTGGTCGAGACGGTCGAGCGCGCCGTGCCCCAGGGCGCCGCGCCGGGCGAGAGCCTGTCGCCGACCCAGCCCTATCCGGTCGGCATGCCCTCGCTCGCCGGACCCCGGCTCAGCGAGGCCCGCATGTGGGGCATCACTCCGTTCGACCAGATCTGGTGCCGCATCCGCTTCAGGCAGGCCCGCTACGACGGCGAGTTCACCCCTGTCGGCGCGGACCGGCCGAGCATCGTCAGTCCCGGCTATTTCGGCGGCAGCAACTGGTCGGGCATCTCGATCGATCCCGAGCGCCGGGTCATGGTCGCCAACGTCATGCACTTCCCGATGTACAACCAGCTGATAGCACGGGCCGACGCCGATCCGGCGGTCTTCCAGCCCGCCCGCGTCGGCAGGCATCCGATCAGCGGGGAGAATTGGGCGCAGCAGGGCACGCCCTATGCGGTCAGGACCGTGCCCTTCGTCTCGCCGCTCAAGATCCCGTGCAACCAGCCGCCCTATTCGGAGATCGCGGCGGTCGACCTCGGCAGGCGCGCCGTCCTGTGGCGGGAGCCGCTGGGCACGGCGCGCGATACCGGCCCGTGGAACGTCGCGTCGCATCTCCCGATCAGGGTGGGCGTGCCGGCGCTGGGCGGAACGCTCGTCACCCGTTCGGGCCTGGTCTTCATCGCGGCGACGCAGGAGCGGGCGTTCCGGGCCTTCGACCTGCGATCGGGGCATCTGCTCTGGCAGGATCGCCTGCCGGCGGGCGGGCACGCCAACCCGATGACCTACCGGTCGCCGCGCACGGGCCGCCAATATGTCGTGATCCCGGCCAGTGGCCATTCGCGCTTCGCGAACGGAAGCGCCGACCTGCTGGTCGCCTATGCGCTCCCCTGA
- a CDS encoding protein of unknown function DUF894, DitE (PFAM: protein of unknown function DUF894, DitE; major facilitator superfamily MFS_1): protein MSDAAREDASGPAMTAALRVARFRLIWTASVLSNLGLIIQGVGAAWAMTEETGDATLVAMVQSATMLPMLLFTLPAGAMADMYPRRIVALFALTVSLAGVSTLFGLSLAQATTPPALLALSFVAGCGMAFFWPAWQSSASDDVPAELLPAAVGLNSLSYNAARVVGPAVGGLIVAMGGTVIAFGISVLLYLPMVGAQLRPAPRREIPRLPPERIGRALISGIRYVLHSPAILSIVIRAFILGALGGSAHTLMPLISRDLLASGANVFGILLGTFGAGAVLGVFMAPTLRNRYGADGSASRCIVALGISLAVVGTSRSVPLTAVALLVAGSVWMCVTQACNVSLQMLVPRWVAGRAVACFQASLSGGIALAGVGWGMVAGHFGVGHAFLASGILVALSIVVGRVWPLPEIESTYVVPGESLPNPQVLLPISGRSGPILVEIEYRVPPAEARAFYRMIQDVQLCLKRNGAYGTSIARDLGDPEVWMERYHFPTWHDYLRQRDRMTAAERTLQDALLAFHAGDRPVRARRFLERPFGSVRWDEDSADHRTPETLPIG, encoded by the coding sequence TTGAGCGACGCCGCGCGGGAGGACGCCTCCGGCCCGGCCATGACCGCCGCGCTGCGCGTGGCGCGCTTCCGGCTGATCTGGACGGCCAGCGTGCTGTCGAACCTGGGACTCATCATCCAGGGCGTCGGCGCGGCCTGGGCGATGACCGAGGAAACCGGCGACGCGACGCTGGTCGCGATGGTGCAGAGCGCGACCATGCTGCCGATGCTGCTGTTCACCCTGCCGGCGGGCGCGATGGCCGACATGTACCCGCGCCGGATCGTCGCGCTGTTTGCCCTGACGGTGTCGCTGGCCGGCGTCTCGACCCTGTTCGGGCTGTCGCTGGCGCAGGCGACCACGCCCCCCGCGCTGCTCGCGCTGAGCTTCGTCGCCGGGTGCGGGATGGCTTTCTTCTGGCCGGCCTGGCAGTCCTCGGCAAGCGACGACGTCCCGGCCGAATTGCTGCCCGCCGCCGTCGGCCTCAACAGTCTCAGCTACAATGCCGCCCGGGTGGTGGGCCCGGCCGTCGGCGGGCTGATCGTCGCGATGGGCGGCACGGTCATCGCCTTCGGGATCAGCGTGCTGCTCTACCTGCCCATGGTCGGCGCCCAGCTTCGCCCGGCCCCGCGGCGGGAGATACCGCGACTGCCCCCGGAGCGGATCGGCCGGGCGCTCATCTCGGGCATACGCTATGTCCTCCATTCGCCCGCGATCCTCAGCATCGTGATCCGCGCCTTCATCCTCGGCGCATTGGGCGGATCGGCGCACACGCTGATGCCGCTCATCTCCCGCGACCTGCTGGCGTCCGGCGCGAACGTCTTCGGCATCCTGCTCGGAACCTTCGGGGCCGGCGCGGTGCTGGGCGTCTTCATGGCGCCGACGCTGCGCAACCGATATGGCGCGGACGGCAGCGCCTCGCGCTGCATCGTCGCGCTGGGGATCAGCCTCGCCGTCGTCGGCACCAGCCGCTCGGTGCCGCTCACGGCCGTCGCGCTGCTCGTCGCGGGATCGGTCTGGATGTGCGTCACCCAGGCCTGCAACGTCAGCCTGCAGATGCTGGTGCCGCGCTGGGTCGCCGGGCGGGCTGTCGCCTGCTTCCAGGCCAGCCTTTCAGGCGGGATCGCGCTGGCCGGAGTCGGCTGGGGCATGGTTGCCGGCCATTTCGGCGTCGGCCACGCCTTCCTGGCATCGGGGATCCTGGTCGCGCTCTCGATCGTCGTCGGACGGGTCTGGCCGCTGCCGGAGATCGAAAGCACCTATGTGGTTCCGGGCGAAAGCCTGCCCAATCCACAGGTCCTGCTGCCGATCAGCGGACGGAGCGGGCCGATCCTCGTCGAGATCGAATATCGGGTGCCGCCCGCCGAGGCGCGCGCCTTCTATCGCATGATCCAGGACGTCCAGCTCTGCCTCAAGCGCAACGGCGCCTATGGCACCTCGATCGCGCGCGACCTCGGCGACCCGGAGGTCTGGATGGAGCGCTACCATTTCCCGACCTGGCACGACTATCTCCGCCAGCGCGACCGCATGACCGCCGCCGAGCGGACATTGCAGGACGCGCTGCTCGCCTTTCACGCCGGCGACCGACCGGTCCGCGCCCGGCGTTTCCTCGAACGGCCGTTCGGCTCGGTCCGCTGGGACGAGGACAGCGCCGATCACCGCACCCCCGAAACCCTGCCGATAGGATGA
- a CDS encoding isochorismatase hydrolase (PFAM: isochorismatase hydrolase): protein MADESVPTPAWAQARALFHFPRIDLARTALLVIDLQTGFFDPPTAADAIIPRVNRLAGELRAAGGTIAFLRHSGSDDPALSVPAWQKEIPTLAALDRRMRPGLETHQLDRRLDVRADDLIVDKYRYSAFIAGSSRLDELLRARGIDTVIVTGAFTNFCCESTARDGLMLGYRVVFVADATLARTQEEHVMALTALQLAFADVRTTAATAALIADSLTP, encoded by the coding sequence ATGGCCGATGAAAGCGTCCCCACCCCCGCCTGGGCGCAGGCGCGCGCCCTGTTCCATTTCCCGAGGATCGATCTCGCCCGGACGGCGCTGCTGGTGATCGACCTGCAGACGGGCTTCTTCGATCCCCCGACAGCCGCCGACGCGATCATTCCGCGCGTCAACCGACTGGCCGGGGAGCTGCGCGCGGCCGGCGGCACGATCGCCTTCCTGCGCCATAGCGGCTCCGACGATCCGGCGCTTTCGGTGCCGGCATGGCAGAAGGAGATTCCGACGCTCGCCGCGCTGGACCGCCGGATGCGGCCGGGCCTGGAGACCCATCAACTCGACCGCCGGCTCGACGTCCGGGCCGACGACCTGATCGTCGACAAATATCGCTACAGCGCCTTCATCGCCGGCTCTTCCCGGCTGGACGAGCTGTTGCGCGCCCGGGGGATCGACACGGTGATCGTCACCGGCGCCTTCACCAATTTCTGCTGCGAATCCACGGCGCGGGACGGGCTGATGCTGGGCTATCGGGTGGTGTTCGTGGCCGACGCCACGCTGGCCCGCACGCAGGAGGAACATGTGATGGCGCTGACCGCGCTCCAGCTCGCCTTCGCCGATGTCAGAACGACGGCCGCGACGGCGGCGCTGATCGCCGACAGCCTAACGCCCTGA
- a CDS encoding short-chain dehydrogenase/reductase SDR (PFAM: NAD-dependent epimerase/dehydratase; short-chain dehydrogenase/reductase SDR; KR): MSGLKGRNAIVLGASAEGGSGWAIAERLAGEGARVVVSARQREGLEKLADRIGGIAIVADAARLESVAALMKDAADRLGAIDIAINSAAVAPTGLIADAPDEAIRKALDVNYIGNVHFIRGAAAVMNDGGAIVLVSSSSANQPLLPMFPYACAKAAADCLVRYAALEYGPRGIRVNSILPGPIKTGMAAHIYAVPGAEERRAREIPLGRVALPEDIADAVMAFVHSPYLTGHNLPVSGGMHLTRPARRDDG, translated from the coding sequence ATGAGCGGGCTGAAAGGGCGCAATGCGATCGTGCTGGGCGCGTCCGCCGAAGGCGGAAGCGGCTGGGCGATCGCCGAACGGCTGGCGGGGGAGGGCGCGCGCGTCGTCGTCTCGGCGCGACAGCGTGAGGGTCTGGAGAAACTGGCCGACCGGATCGGCGGCATCGCCATCGTCGCCGACGCCGCCCGGCTGGAGAGCGTCGCCGCGCTGATGAAGGACGCCGCCGACCGGCTGGGCGCCATAGACATCGCTATCAATTCGGCCGCCGTCGCGCCGACCGGCCTGATCGCGGACGCGCCCGACGAGGCCATCCGCAAGGCGCTCGACGTCAACTATATCGGCAACGTCCATTTCATCCGCGGCGCGGCGGCGGTCATGAACGACGGCGGGGCGATCGTCCTGGTCTCCTCGTCGAGCGCCAACCAGCCGCTGCTGCCGATGTTCCCCTATGCCTGCGCCAAGGCGGCGGCCGACTGCCTCGTCCGCTATGCGGCGCTCGAATATGGTCCGCGCGGCATCCGGGTGAACTCGATCCTGCCCGGCCCGATCAAGACGGGCATGGCGGCCCATATCTACGCCGTGCCGGGCGCGGAGGAGCGCCGCGCGCGGGAGATCCCGCTGGGCCGTGTCGCGCTGCCGGAGGATATCGCCGACGCGGTGATGGCGTTCGTCCATTCGCCCTATCTGACCGGCCACAACCTGCCGGTCAGCGGCGGCATGCACCTGACGAGACCCGCCCGCCGCGACGACGGCTGA